A genomic region of Chlorobaculum parvum NCIB 8327 contains the following coding sequences:
- a CDS encoding ATP-binding protein, giving the protein MKIAISGKGGVGKTTISSMIVRELASRGRKVLAIDADPNAGLADALGYDSERMGAIVPLVERKALIEERTGAKPGESGGYFVLNPKVDDFVSRYSVDVNGVPTIVMGALKEALSGCYCSENALLRSFLRHLMVERDEWVVLDMEAGFEHMTRGTAQSVDLLLVVVEPGERSISTARKLIELAEHTGIPETRLVLNKLHGEEQALAVAGKLGAERVIERMPFDMEAVSADLSGAMPYEACPELVAKIRSLVDRLESLTEREKIF; this is encoded by the coding sequence GTGAAAATAGCAATTAGTGGTAAAGGCGGCGTCGGAAAAACGACGATCAGTTCAATGATTGTGAGGGAGCTTGCATCAAGGGGGCGAAAGGTTCTCGCGATTGATGCCGACCCCAATGCAGGGCTGGCTGATGCGCTCGGTTACGATAGCGAACGGATGGGAGCTATCGTGCCGCTGGTGGAACGCAAGGCGCTGATCGAGGAGCGCACCGGAGCGAAGCCGGGGGAGTCTGGCGGCTATTTCGTTCTGAATCCAAAGGTTGATGATTTCGTTTCCCGCTATTCGGTCGATGTGAACGGTGTGCCGACCATCGTCATGGGTGCCCTGAAGGAGGCGCTGTCGGGCTGTTACTGTTCCGAAAACGCGCTGCTCCGGTCGTTTTTGCGGCACCTCATGGTCGAGCGCGACGAATGGGTCGTGCTCGACATGGAGGCGGGTTTTGAGCACATGACGCGCGGTACCGCGCAGTCGGTCGATCTGTTGCTGGTGGTCGTCGAGCCGGGCGAACGCTCGATCAGCACAGCGCGGAAGCTGATCGAACTTGCTGAACACACCGGCATTCCGGAGACGCGCCTGGTGCTCAACAAGCTTCACGGCGAGGAGCAGGCTCTCGCTGTCGCCGGAAAGCTCGGCGCGGAGCGGGTCATCGAGCGGATGCCGTTCGACATGGAGGCGGTCAGCGCGGATCTTTCCGGGGCGATGCCGTATGAGGCCTGTCCGGAGCTGGTCGCAAAAATCAGGAGCCTTGTTGACCGCCTCGAATCCCTGACAGAAAGAGAAAAAATTTTCTGA
- a CDS encoding geranylgeranyl reductase family protein produces the protein MKPFDVVISGAGPAGCTAALSLARKGLRVALIDKAQFPRDKTCGDGVTPASVRLLEELGVVEVVRQRVGPLTVFKGITLFSPDGAVVQGRLSQTGDRSSESYVIPRSLLDDCFVTCVKAHESISFFDNTESRELIINGDSARGLSTSGGEFYGKCIVAADGVYSPIAAQLGLLNRQKEQQGFAMRAYFSNVNGLSDSIELHYDNLILPGYGWVFPAGEKRANIGVGIMTRFKEPRGLKNMFKRFVAENPVVSSKLKDAAMEPGTLKAWPLPFGSFRGMRSQRNVLLAGDAGSFVDPLSGEGIFYAIKSGQFAADAIVKALAENDRAQAGAFYEKLWRKAFEFDEFSVGYFLQTMLNSRFLMETLLQFASKKQSRADLLADIIAHNRKKLDLVNLLNPLF, from the coding sequence ATGAAACCGTTTGATGTGGTGATTTCCGGGGCTGGTCCTGCAGGGTGCACGGCAGCTTTGTCGCTTGCGCGGAAAGGGTTGCGCGTTGCCTTGATCGACAAGGCGCAGTTCCCGAGAGATAAAACGTGCGGCGACGGCGTCACCCCAGCATCGGTCAGGCTTCTTGAAGAGCTTGGTGTCGTGGAGGTCGTTCGCCAGCGAGTAGGGCCGCTGACGGTGTTCAAAGGCATCACCCTCTTTTCTCCCGATGGCGCGGTTGTGCAGGGACGGTTGTCGCAAACCGGCGACCGGTCGAGCGAAAGTTACGTTATCCCCCGATCGTTGCTCGACGACTGTTTCGTTACCTGTGTAAAAGCCCACGAATCGATTTCCTTTTTCGACAATACCGAGTCGCGCGAGCTCATCATAAACGGTGATTCGGCCAGGGGGCTAAGTACTTCTGGAGGTGAATTTTACGGGAAGTGCATTGTTGCGGCTGACGGCGTCTATTCGCCGATAGCCGCTCAGCTTGGGCTCCTGAACCGACAGAAAGAGCAGCAGGGATTTGCCATGCGGGCCTATTTTTCAAACGTTAACGGCCTGAGCGATTCCATCGAACTTCATTACGACAATCTCATTCTGCCGGGCTACGGCTGGGTATTTCCCGCCGGTGAAAAGCGAGCCAACATCGGCGTGGGCATCATGACGCGTTTCAAGGAGCCGCGCGGTCTCAAAAACATGTTCAAGCGTTTTGTCGCTGAAAACCCGGTTGTCTCCAGCAAGCTGAAAGATGCGGCGATGGAGCCGGGTACGCTGAAAGCGTGGCCTCTGCCGTTCGGTTCATTTCGGGGAATGCGGAGTCAACGCAATGTTTTGCTTGCTGGCGATGCCGGCAGTTTTGTTGATCCGCTGAGCGGAGAGGGGATTTTTTATGCCATAAAAAGTGGTCAATTCGCAGCTGATGCTATCGTCAAAGCGCTTGCGGAGAATGATCGCGCACAGGCCGGAGCGTTTTATGAAAAGTTGTGGAGAAAAGCATTCGAGTTCGACGAGTTCAGCGTCGGCTATTTTCTGCAAACCATGCTGAACAGCCGTTTTCTTATGGAAACGCTTTTGCAGTTTGCATCGAAAAAACAGTCTCGCGCTGATTTGCTGGCCGATATTATTGCTCATAACCGGAAAAAACTCGATCTGGTGAATCTGCTCAATCCGTTGTTTTGA
- a CDS encoding DUF6765 family protein, protein MQLDMHYYGTYAMARAAGLKKEVCETIATAAQFVDDNAEKESVFFRDGARLDAEATAHHTMHLKNLSREDQRQIWVPFHFLPGNEGDSYTQRLVCKKDSEIAQEMIKYNVALLNQPFALPLLGIIAHVYADTFAHYGFSGVSSRHNKIVNNSIAFHVSLSPDIEKYITDKAKKFVNDYPKEGGLFHNIKSWLAEEVTGALGHGAVMTYPDRPFLVWNFVYENNTDGAHCPVRNNPETYVEFCVKIHEIFQRVAKEHPDFADKAAFIDFSKIESTVKEIINLQAPKEGRVDAWKKAARNGLLFGTGQETIPDYDENVWHNNRDNLKRTKDSRVTPGFPVYRFYQAAAVHRINILRHILPAKELIVA, encoded by the coding sequence ATGCAACTCGATATGCACTATTATGGTACCTACGCCATGGCTCGGGCTGCCGGGTTGAAAAAAGAGGTTTGCGAAACGATTGCGACAGCTGCTCAATTTGTTGATGATAATGCTGAAAAAGAGAGTGTATTTTTCAGGGACGGCGCCCGATTGGATGCTGAGGCTACTGCGCATCATACGATGCATTTGAAGAATCTTAGCCGGGAAGATCAGCGGCAAATATGGGTCCCTTTTCATTTCCTACCGGGTAATGAGGGCGATAGTTATACGCAGCGACTGGTTTGCAAAAAAGATAGTGAAATAGCACAAGAAATGATCAAATACAATGTAGCGTTGCTGAACCAGCCGTTTGCTTTGCCGTTACTTGGTATAATAGCCCATGTCTATGCAGATACCTTTGCGCATTATGGTTTTTCCGGAGTGAGTTCGAGGCATAACAAAATTGTGAACAATAGTATTGCTTTTCATGTATCATTAAGTCCTGATATCGAGAAATATATCACTGATAAAGCGAAAAAATTTGTGAATGATTACCCGAAAGAGGGTGGGTTATTTCATAATATCAAGTCATGGCTTGCAGAGGAGGTAACCGGTGCTTTAGGACATGGAGCTGTAATGACCTATCCTGACAGGCCTTTTCTTGTCTGGAATTTTGTTTATGAAAATAATACTGATGGGGCACATTGTCCAGTTAGAAATAATCCGGAAACCTATGTCGAATTCTGTGTAAAAATCCATGAAATATTTCAGAGAGTAGCTAAAGAACATCCTGATTTTGCCGATAAGGCAGCATTTATAGATTTTTCAAAGATAGAGTCAACGGTAAAAGAAATTATCAATCTACAAGCTCCTAAAGAGGGTAGAGTTGATGCCTGGAAAAAGGCTGCGCGGAATGGACTGCTCTTTGGAACAGGGCAAGAAACAATTCCTGATTATGATGAAAACGTTTGGCATAACAACAGAGATAACCTTAAAAGAACTAAAGACTCAAGAGTTACTCCAGGTTTTCCTGTGTATCGATTTTATCAGGCTGCGGCAGTGCATCGTATCAATATTCTGAGGCATATTTTGCCAGCAAAAGAATTGATCGTTGCGTGA
- a CDS encoding AAA family ATPase, whose product MSATETKTTCRYIITGGPGSGKSTLIARLEQHGHRCYAEVSRELIRREAQRPNGVMPWNDLEAFASLAFEEMLRQHNHAAATGELCFFDRGLPDIFGYLHESGLDIPEAWLDTHNRCRYERTVFILPPWTEIYINDTERPQSLAEAEALHHAIRAVYESLGYKLIEVPKVPVDERCEFVLENLKGEKRGFSALCQHETT is encoded by the coding sequence ATGAGCGCGACCGAAACAAAAACGACCTGCCGTTACATCATCACCGGCGGGCCGGGCAGTGGCAAAAGCACGCTTATCGCCAGGCTCGAACAGCACGGCCACCGCTGCTATGCAGAAGTGTCACGCGAGCTGATCCGCCGCGAAGCCCAGCGTCCGAACGGCGTAATGCCTTGGAACGACCTCGAAGCCTTCGCCAGCCTCGCCTTCGAAGAAATGCTCCGCCAGCACAACCACGCCGCAGCAACTGGCGAGCTCTGCTTTTTCGACCGAGGCCTTCCCGACATCTTCGGCTACCTCCACGAGAGCGGCCTCGACATCCCCGAAGCATGGCTCGACACCCACAACCGGTGCCGATACGAGCGCACGGTCTTTATCCTCCCCCCGTGGACTGAAATCTATATCAACGACACCGAACGCCCCCAAAGCCTCGCAGAAGCCGAAGCGCTCCACCACGCCATCCGCGCGGTGTACGAATCGCTGGGATACAAACTCATTGAAGTACCGAAAGTGCCGGTCGATGAACGGTGCGAGTTTGTGCTGGAGAATTTGAAAGGAGAAAAACGAGGATTTTCGGCTTTATGCCAACACGAAACGACGTAA